AGAACCCTTACACTATTGAGCGGCCTATCAACGAGAAAGAGTTTATTAAAACGGAGGAGAAAAAGAAGATTGCGAAAGCGGCCGAAACCCTGATCGGGCAGAACGATTCCATCATTATCGGGTCAGGGACCACGGTTTTTGAGCTGACGCGGTTTATTCATCCCGCCAAGCATCTCACCGTCATTACCCCGGCGTTGAAGGTGGCGATAGAGTTATGCAACCGCCCATTTGTGGATGTATTGCAGATCGGCGGCCTTATTCACCAAAGCTCTTCTTCCGCTGCGGGTTCTTTTGCCGAGCGGCTGCTGGACGACATTTCCTGTGGGGTGCTGTTTGTGGGTGTGGACGGGATAGACCCTGAATTCGGGTTGTCGATCACGAACCTGGCGGAAGCCAGCCTGAATATGAAAATGATCAGCCTGGCGCAGACGGTGGTGGTGATGGCGGACAGTTCGAAGTTTGACCGGCGGGGGATCGGACGGATCTGCAGCCTGGAACAGGTGGATTATATCATTACGGATAACCTGGTAGCCGCGGATACGGTGCGGATGTTGACCGAACGGGGGGTAAAGGTGATCGTTGCGGAGTAAGATATGCCAATGTTCATTCGGTAGTAACATCATATATTAAGTCTGTTTTAACAACATCACAACAAGTATTTTTTTACCTACCTTGTGGGGGTTCGAACAGATTATATGTCTTCGTTAATGAACGTCCAGGAACTGCAGCGCCGCATCGCGTTATATGATGATGAGCCGGCTTACCGGGAGTTGTTCGGGAAATTCTACAGACCGCTGACACAGTTTGCGTGTGCTTTTACCCGTTCTCCCGAGATGGCTGAAGAGATCGTATCTGATGTATTCATCAACATCTGGGAGCGTCGCCGCCACCTGGAAGAAATCAGCAACCTGAAGGTTTATCTCTATGTCTGCACCCGGAATACTGCCCTGAAATACCTCCTCAAACAACAAAAAAAGGTAGCCATTGCCATAGACGAGCTCAATGTGGAGCTGGAAAGTCAATATAACAACCCCGAGCAAAGCATGATAACGGCGGAACTGCAGGCCCGCCTGCAGGAGGCGATCCAGTCTTTGCCACCTCGCTGCAAACTGGTATTCAAACTGATCCGGGAAGACGGGCTTCGCTATAAGGAAGTGGCCGCTATCCTGAATATTTCTGTAAAAACCATCGATAACCAGCTGGCTATTGCCCTACAGAAAATCGGCAAGGCAGTGAATGTTGACCTGAAAAAAACGGTCCGGCCCTAAGTTTCCCAAATTTTTTTCTGCCGCTTGGTAGATTCTCCCGCAAATCATCTCCTTATAAGTATCAACTACGTACACGTTATGGCATCTGCAGCACGTATATGGGAACTAATAGCCAGAAAACTCGCCGGTGAGGCCTCTTCAGAAGAACTGAAGGAGCTGGAGCAGCTTCTGCGCGCCCATCCTGAACTTCATTTTCCTATCCAGGCACTTGATGAGTTGTGGCAGGGCGAACTGCCGGAAACAGACCCGGAGCAGATAGAGAACAGTTACAAGAAGCATATCAGGCGCATGCAGGAGCGGGGAATGCCCGAAGCGGGCTTGCCGGCTGCCGCTGTGCCGGAGGAGGAGGATTATCTGTTGAAAGGCTCCCGGAAAAGCGTTGCCCGCCGCTATATAACCTGGGCTGTAGCCGCAGGGGTGTTGCTCGTTTCTGTTACCTGGTTCTTTTTTGAGCGGCCTCAGGGTGACCGCAAAGCTGTTTTTAGTGAAGTCGCAACACAATATGGCTCAAAAACATACGTGCAGTTGCCGGACGGGACCAGTGTATGGCTGAACGCCGGCAGCAAGCTCACGTACAACAAGGAGTTTGATCTAGAGAAGCGGGAGGTAACGCTTACCGGAGAGGGTTTTTTTGATGTGGTGCGGGATGCCGAGCGGCCTTTCATTATCCATACCGCCAAAATGGACGTTAAGGTATTAGGCACGCGGTTCAACCTGAAGGCGTACCTGGATGACAGAACTTCGGAAGCCGCGCTGATACAGGGAAGTATTGAAGTGTCGCTGAAAGACCGGCCGGAAGAGCGGATCCGCCTCAAGCCAAACGAAAAGATCGTGGTAGTGCATGACCATTCTCCGTCATCAACCAATCTGCATAACAACACACAACCAACCGGCGGCGATCTGGAGCCGCTGGTTTCCATCCGCAATCTCACCTTGCAGGACAGCGCTATTCTCGAAACTTCCTGGATGAACGACGTCCTCGTTTTCCAGGACGAATCTTTTCGGGAACTGGCCTCGAAGCTGGAAAGATGGTATAACGTACGCGTCCGGTTTACTGACAGCTCCATAGCGGAATTGCGCTTTACCGGCGTCTTCCGGGGAGAGCCCATTGAACAGGTGATGCGCGCGCTCAACATCACGGCATCCTTTCAATACAGGTTTGAGGAAAGCACGATTATTATTTCACGTTAATGGTTAATTGATCTAAATCGAAATCATATGTCTCCCGTCAATAGCTCGTAGGCAAAAAATAGCGCCTTCAAAATAGTAAAAACAGGAACGGAGTCCCGTTACAGCGGGACCCCGTATGCTGAAAAAGTCTGCGGTATGCGACAACCCTTGCAAAGTTGCTCTACCAATTATTAAACCTTTTCAACGCTTAAAGTATGAAAAAAAGCAGGATTTTTTCCGGTTCCCCCGGAAAACCTTATCTATTAAAGCTAGTGCTCGTTATGAAATTGACTGGTATCCTTCTTTTGGCCGGCCTTTTACATGTTACGGCGGCAGTGCATTCCCAGTCCCGGGTAACCATGCATATAAAATCGGCAGACATCAAAAAGGTGCTGGCCGCCATTGAAAAGAAAAGCAGTTACCGCTTCCTGTACAATCAAAGCTTGCTGGAATCTTCCCCTAAAGTCAGCGTCTCGGCGGTGGATGAGGAAGTGTTGACCGTGCTGAACAGGTTGTTGGAGAATACCTCTCTTGCTTACGAAGTGGTAGAGAACAACCTGGTGGTGTTGAAACAGGCGAACAGCATTTTTCAGGACAAAAGGGTGAAAGGCCGCGTTACGGATGAATCCGGTGTACCTGTTCCCGGTGTAGCCATACGTATAAAAGGTACAACAAACGGCACCGTTACGGATGGTGATGGCAATTTTGACCTGATCGTACCGGAAGACGCGGTGCTCATGCTTTCTTCCCTGGGCTTTGCTTCGCGGGAGATCGCGGTAGGGGAGCAAACGACGATCCATGTAACGCTGACGGCTTCCAATACCCAGCTGGAGCAGGTGGTCGTAGTCGGTTACGGAACCCTGCGCAGAAGCCAGGTTGTGGGCTCCGTAGCAAAGATCGACGGGAAAGAGCTGGCCCGGCAGCCGGTATTGACGGCTGCGCAAGGTTTGCAGGGCAAGGCGTCCGGCATCCAGGTAATATCATCCGGCGCCCCGGGCAGCCAGCCCCAGGTGAGGATAAGAGGCACCAATACCGTTTCCGGTGATGCCAACCCGGTGTACGTAGTGGATGGCGTGATAACAGACAATATCACAGGGATCAATAATGCAGACATCGAGTCTATCGAAGTATTGAAAGATGCTGCGTCACAAGCCATCTATGGATCGAGAGCGGCCAACGGCGTTGTGCTGATCACCACTAAAAAGGGCCGGTTGGGTAAAATGAAAATCGATTTTAATTCTTATGTTGGATTGAAGTCAATGACCTCGAAAGTAAAGATGGCTGATGCGCAGACCTATGCGCAATATACTAATGAAGCAAGAGGATATGACAACCAGCCCCCGATGTTCGGTCTGGATACATTGCAGTATAACACCGATTGGTTTGACGAGGCCACCCGTAACGGGATGATCCAGAATTACAGTCTTTCGTTGAGCGGCGGTACGGAGAAGACCAGCTACTATTTCAGTACGGGATATTTTAACGATGAGGGGATCGTAAGGAACGAGAACTTTGAAAGAGTAAATTTCCGCCTGAACAATAGTTATAAAATAGCGCCTTTTCTTGAATTTGGCCATAATATCAATTTCAGCATTACCCGGTCTAATGACAAGCCCAACCCGTTCAATGATGCCTACCGGAATGCTCCGACCACGCCGGTGAGATTTCCGGATGGCGATTATGGGTTGCTGGTAGGCCTGAGTGTGGGAAACCCCGTCAAGGCAAATGAACTGGTTGACAATACCAACAAAGGCACCAGACTGCAGGGGGACGTGTACACGATCATCAGGCCGGTTGAGCACCTTTCCCTGAGAAGCAGCTTCAGCTTCAACAGGAATAATTACGATATACTCAATTACAGCTATGCCTATACGCCCGTCCATACAAATGATGACAGATTGTCTTCCCTGTCCGTAGAAAACGGGAACTCATTTTACTACAACCTGGATAATAATGCCACTTACAATCGCACATTCAGCAACATCCATGAAGTGATCGCCACGGCCGGATATTCTGCCGAGCGTACCAAAGGGTTTCAATTGAGAGCAACCGGTGATAATGTGCCAGCAGCTTCTAACCTCTGGTACCTGGCTTATGCTGATCCCGGCTCGCTGGAAATTCCGGTCAATCGGGGATCATTGGTAAACCGGGCCAGCTTGTACGGAAGGCTGACCTATACGTTTGACAAACGCTACAACTTCAGCGGGGTGTTGCGGCGCGATGGTTCCAGCAATTTTCCGGCGAATAACAAATGGGGGACTTTTTATTCAGCAGGCGCTTCATGGGTAATTTCGCAGGAGCGGTTCATGGCAGATCAGCGCATATTTGATGAGCTCCGGCTGAGGGTTGGTTATGGGAAACTGGGTAACGACAGGGTGCCGGGTGGTTCTCTTTCCAACGTCAATCCCGTATCGCAGGCCGGCAATTACTGGTTTGGCGGCGGCGGTTACGATATCGTTCCGGGTATTACCATCAACCAGTTGAGGGATGCCCAGGTGTCCTGGGAGGAAACAAAAGGAGTGGATGCAGGGCTGGAATTCAGCGTGCTGCGGCGAAGACTGTCAGTAGAAGCCACCTATTACAACAAGGTATCGAATGTGTACATCCCGGTGACCCTCGTGGCGCTGGCAGG
This genomic stretch from Chitinophaga sp. XS-30 harbors:
- a CDS encoding RNA polymerase sigma-70 factor → MNVQELQRRIALYDDEPAYRELFGKFYRPLTQFACAFTRSPEMAEEIVSDVFINIWERRRHLEEISNLKVYLYVCTRNTALKYLLKQQKKVAIAIDELNVELESQYNNPEQSMITAELQARLQEAIQSLPPRCKLVFKLIREDGLRYKEVAAILNISVKTIDNQLAIALQKIGKAVNVDLKKTVRP
- a CDS encoding DeoR/GlpR family DNA-binding transcription regulator, with translation MNITDRHQLILQKLQENGRVDIQELSDSLQVSGVTIRKDLKLLEEKKLLYRTKGGGSTQNPYTIERPINEKEFIKTEEKKKIAKAAETLIGQNDSIIIGSGTTVFELTRFIHPAKHLTVITPALKVAIELCNRPFVDVLQIGGLIHQSSSSAAGSFAERLLDDISCGVLFVGVDGIDPEFGLSITNLAEASLNMKMISLAQTVVVMADSSKFDRRGIGRICSLEQVDYIITDNLVAADTVRMLTERGVKVIVAE
- a CDS encoding FecR family protein, producing the protein MASAARIWELIARKLAGEASSEELKELEQLLRAHPELHFPIQALDELWQGELPETDPEQIENSYKKHIRRMQERGMPEAGLPAAAVPEEEDYLLKGSRKSVARRYITWAVAAGVLLVSVTWFFFERPQGDRKAVFSEVATQYGSKTYVQLPDGTSVWLNAGSKLTYNKEFDLEKREVTLTGEGFFDVVRDAERPFIIHTAKMDVKVLGTRFNLKAYLDDRTSEAALIQGSIEVSLKDRPEERIRLKPNEKIVVVHDHSPSSTNLHNNTQPTGGDLEPLVSIRNLTLQDSAILETSWMNDVLVFQDESFRELASKLERWYNVRVRFTDSSIAELRFTGVFRGEPIEQVMRALNITASFQYRFEESTIIISR
- a CDS encoding TonB-dependent receptor; amino-acid sequence: MKLTGILLLAGLLHVTAAVHSQSRVTMHIKSADIKKVLAAIEKKSSYRFLYNQSLLESSPKVSVSAVDEEVLTVLNRLLENTSLAYEVVENNLVVLKQANSIFQDKRVKGRVTDESGVPVPGVAIRIKGTTNGTVTDGDGNFDLIVPEDAVLMLSSLGFASREIAVGEQTTIHVTLTASNTQLEQVVVVGYGTLRRSQVVGSVAKIDGKELARQPVLTAAQGLQGKASGIQVISSGAPGSQPQVRIRGTNTVSGDANPVYVVDGVITDNITGINNADIESIEVLKDAASQAIYGSRAANGVVLITTKKGRLGKMKIDFNSYVGLKSMTSKVKMADAQTYAQYTNEARGYDNQPPMFGLDTLQYNTDWFDEATRNGMIQNYSLSLSGGTEKTSYYFSTGYFNDEGIVRNENFERVNFRLNNSYKIAPFLEFGHNINFSITRSNDKPNPFNDAYRNAPTTPVRFPDGDYGLLVGLSVGNPVKANELVDNTNKGTRLQGDVYTIIRPVEHLSLRSSFSFNRNNYDILNYSYAYTPVHTNDDRLSSLSVENGNSFYYNLDNNATYNRTFSNIHEVIATAGYSAERTKGFQLRATGDNVPAASNLWYLAYADPGSLEIPVNRGSLVNRASLYGRLTYTFDKRYNFSGVLRRDGSSNFPANNKWGTFYSAGASWVISQERFMADQRIFDELRLRVGYGKLGNDRVPGGSLSNVNPVSQAGNYWFGGGGYDIVPGITINQLRDAQVSWEETKGVDAGLEFSVLRRRLSVEATYYNKVSNVYIPVTLVALAGDNDNSVYSRAADVSNKGVELNLNWKDKVNGHFSYFAGFNITFNRNNVENVKGALQLRGGSLSNGEIVTYTVPGREIGSFWVYEVAGIFKTQEEVDATAAKITGSKPGDFIYTDVNKDGMITDLDRVFVGSYQPKTYFGLNAGFTWKNLDLSIDCYGNYGNKIYNGKKAVRIGNDNIELARAEGRWTPDNINATVPRASNTIPKPSTYYVESGDFFRINNITTGYNIPSRNWNIGITSLRIFASTQNPVIFKQFSGFTPELPGLSGSNNGIHSGIELGIYPVSTTYMFGINASF